The Desulfomicrobium escambiense DSM 10707 genome includes a region encoding these proteins:
- a CDS encoding PEP-CTERM sorting domain-containing protein, with the protein MLKFKKIAFLALMATLFCGSAWAYSSVMWDLSTIGYNAYVGGITPLDNITYDEVIGITNAGEDFPFKSHILQDLGADHMLSNGDTFTEYGALGIVTKDGTASFFGKFVTIDDVLQNIPAYIYYEFEGLAGYIDNVVGNTYDIIFTPGVGSVSLYASTDLAGAPEYTLATFDLIKAGATGFLLDEGAELNGAFSFTMGFASVLDNFWYIDGKELTDLSSILGYADINANLLTAVPILNGDQIPIALNLTVENSGTVRHAPVPEPTTVILLGAGLLGLGFMARRRKAE; encoded by the coding sequence ATGCTGAAATTCAAAAAAATAGCATTCCTGGCCCTTATGGCCACCCTGTTCTGCGGAAGTGCGTGGGCGTATTCCTCGGTGATGTGGGATCTGAGCACCATCGGCTATAACGCTTATGTCGGAGGCATCACACCTCTGGACAACATCACCTACGATGAGGTCATCGGCATCACCAACGCCGGGGAGGACTTCCCCTTCAAGTCCCACATCCTGCAGGATCTCGGTGCCGACCATATGCTCTCCAATGGTGACACCTTCACCGAATACGGAGCGTTAGGCATCGTCACCAAGGACGGCACCGCGTCATTTTTCGGAAAATTCGTGACCATCGACGATGTCCTTCAGAATATCCCTGCATACATCTACTATGAATTCGAAGGCCTTGCCGGCTACATCGACAATGTGGTGGGCAACACCTACGACATCATCTTCACTCCTGGGGTCGGCAGCGTTTCCCTGTACGCCTCCACGGACCTTGCAGGCGCCCCGGAATACACCCTGGCCACGTTCGACCTGATCAAGGCCGGCGCCACAGGATTCCTTCTGGACGAAGGCGCTGAACTCAACGGCGCGTTCAGCTTCACCATGGGATTTGCCAGCGTCCTCGACAACTTCTGGTACATCGACGGAAAGGAACTCACGGATCTGAGTTCCATCCTCGGGTATGCCGACATCAACGCCAACCTGCTGACCGCCGTCCCGATCCTTAACGGCGACCAGATTCCGATCGCACTCAACCTGACCGTTGAGAATTCCGGAACGGTCCGCCATGCGCCTGTCCCGGAACCGACGACCGTGATACTCCTCGGTGCCGGACTGCTGGGGCTGGGCTTCATGGCCCGCCGCCGCAAAGCTGAGTAA
- a CDS encoding ThiF family adenylyltransferase, translating to MKRNEHLEHLSALGYLDPAAYHDVAFSRNIGLLSPGEQERLAGARVAIPGMGGVGGVHLLNLVRTGIGNFNLADFDVFEAANVNRQAGAKVPAFGRPKLEVMIGEALAINPFVSIDPFSDGLTMDNMARFLSGVDAVLDGLDFFQFEIRRTLFNTARSMGIPVITAGPLGFSSALLVFTADGMSFDEYFDVRDSLSMEEKYLHFAMGLAPRPTQIGYMDLSRVDLRGGKGPSLSIACQLCAALAATEAVRVILGRPGLKPAPSFLQVDPYLRTLRQGRLPWGNRSPLQRLKIWYVRNVLLAAAAKARPEVPPMPAAVDTPSAVPSPEMADYLLQAAVRAPSGDNVQPWRFRLTDNAIQVFMDSDADRSFFNIRQTASVIASGAALENISLAAASAGLRATVTIRPDAAQENLMAEVRFEPGAPDPSPLARCIWTRCTNRRPYSRRPLPAWLQEDLKARLTDMPGADLHLLTTRSQLRRLARVVYLADRIRTEHRGLHEHFVSMVRFSAHDAQRTRDGLPLPNLEAGRAGDVFLRLTRPWQAMRIANALRLGRLAALHSGRGILASGAAGLVVVDGFEERDFLLGGQALQRIWLALDHHGLQMQPMTAVTLFWLRWLWEGEDAFAGGHRSMLEVVWDELQALFTGVNFNRQGLVMLFRTGYGPGIRHRTLRKGVDTFRMP from the coding sequence GTGAAGCGAAACGAGCATCTGGAACATCTGAGCGCCCTGGGCTACCTTGACCCCGCCGCCTACCATGACGTCGCATTTTCCCGCAACATAGGCCTGCTCTCGCCCGGAGAACAGGAACGCCTGGCCGGGGCCAGGGTGGCCATACCCGGCATGGGCGGGGTCGGCGGCGTCCACCTGCTCAACCTCGTGCGCACTGGCATCGGAAATTTCAACTTGGCGGACTTCGACGTCTTCGAGGCGGCCAACGTGAACCGGCAGGCCGGGGCCAAGGTGCCGGCCTTCGGCCGCCCCAAGCTCGAGGTCATGATCGGCGAGGCCCTGGCCATCAACCCATTCGTGTCCATCGACCCGTTCTCCGACGGCCTGACCATGGATAACATGGCCAGATTCCTGAGCGGAGTCGACGCGGTCCTCGACGGCCTCGATTTTTTCCAGTTCGAAATCCGGCGCACGCTTTTCAATACGGCCCGTTCCATGGGCATCCCGGTCATCACCGCCGGCCCCCTGGGCTTCAGCTCCGCGTTGCTGGTCTTCACCGCGGACGGCATGTCCTTCGATGAGTACTTCGACGTACGCGATAGCCTGTCCATGGAGGAGAAGTACCTGCATTTCGCCATGGGCCTTGCGCCCAGGCCGACGCAGATCGGCTACATGGACCTCTCCCGCGTGGATCTGCGCGGCGGCAAGGGGCCGTCCTTGAGCATCGCCTGCCAGCTTTGCGCCGCCCTCGCCGCGACCGAGGCCGTACGTGTCATCCTGGGCAGGCCGGGCCTGAAGCCTGCGCCCTCTTTCCTGCAGGTCGACCCGTATCTCCGCACGCTGCGCCAGGGCAGGCTGCCCTGGGGCAACCGCTCGCCCCTACAGCGCCTCAAGATCTGGTACGTGCGCAACGTGCTCCTCGCCGCCGCGGCCAAGGCCCGGCCGGAAGTACCGCCAATGCCGGCCGCGGTCGACACGCCATCCGCCGTTCCGTCGCCCGAGATGGCGGACTACCTGCTCCAGGCCGCCGTGCGCGCCCCCTCGGGCGACAACGTCCAGCCATGGCGCTTTCGGCTGACAGACAACGCCATCCAGGTCTTCATGGATTCCGACGCGGACAGGTCATTCTTCAACATCCGCCAGACCGCATCGGTCATCGCTTCCGGGGCTGCGCTGGAGAACATCTCCCTGGCAGCCGCGTCCGCTGGGTTGCGCGCGACCGTGACGATACGGCCGGACGCCGCGCAGGAGAATCTCATGGCCGAGGTGCGATTTGAACCCGGCGCCCCCGACCCATCACCCCTGGCGCGCTGCATATGGACGCGCTGTACCAACCGCCGTCCGTACTCGCGACGGCCGTTGCCGGCCTGGCTGCAGGAAGATCTCAAAGCTCGCCTGACTGACATGCCCGGTGCGGACCTGCACCTGCTGACGACGCGCAGCCAGCTGCGCAGGCTGGCCAGGGTGGTCTACCTGGCGGACAGAATCCGCACGGAGCACAGGGGACTGCACGAACATTTCGTCTCCATGGTCCGCTTCAGCGCCCACGACGCACAGCGGACGCGGGACGGCCTGCCTTTGCCGAACCTTGAGGCCGGCCGGGCCGGTGACGTCTTCCTGCGTCTGACCAGGCCGTGGCAGGCCATGCGCATCGCCAATGCCCTGCGCCTCGGACGGCTGGCCGCCCTGCACTCGGGCCGCGGCATCCTCGCCAGCGGGGCTGCGGGGCTGGTTGTCGTCGATGGTTTCGAAGAGCGCGACTTTCTGCTCGGCGGGCAGGCGCTGCAGCGGATCTGGCTGGCCCTGGACCATCACGGCCTGCAGATGCAGCCCATGACGGCCGTTACGCTGTTCTGGCTGCGCTGGCTGTGGGAAGGGGAGGATGCCTTTGCCGGCGGCCACAGGTCAATGCTTGAAGTGGTCTGGGACGAGTTGCAGGCGCTCTTCACAGGCGTGAATTTCAACCGTCAGGGTCTGGTCATGCTGTTCCGCACCGGCTATGGCCCAGGGATACGCCACCGTACCCTGCGCAAGGGCGTCGACACCTTTCGCATGCCATGA